The DNA window CATAGTAAGAACAAAGGGGGATCGGAAGCTAGAAACACTGGGATCAAACGAGCCACAGGAGATTATATTGGCTTTTTAGATTCAGACGATCAATGGCTTCCGAAAAAGTTGGAAAAACAACTAAAACAATTTCAAGGAAAACCGAATGTAGGTGTAATCTACACGGGAGTTCAAGTAGTGGACGAAAACAATCAATCTACTCGTAAAATAATTCCTGAGTTTCGAGGTGATATATTAGCCAAATTGTTTGAATTTAATTATATTGACACGACTTCTTCTGTATTAGTGAGAAAAGACATATTAGATCAGACGGAAGGTTTCGATTCTAGTTTGCCCAGTTGCCAGGACTGGGATTTGTACATAAGACTAGCGCAAATCACTGAGTTTGATTTTGTTAAAGAAAGTCTTGTGCTGTTTTATCATCACAGTGGTGAACGCATCACAACGAATGTAAATTCGGTGCTCAGTGGTCATTTGAGTATTTTTGAAAAGTACAGAGAGTTAGCGGGAAAACAACGCAAAGCCACTTTTCATCGTTTTGCTTTAACCATTTGGAAAGTTATTTTCAGAGCTGGCATTACGGATCAAAACAAAGAAACGATAAAGCTGTCTAGAAATATATTGATAGAAGCGTTCAAAAATAATCGAATGTCATTAAAGTTTCTCTTCTATTATATTTCTACTTTTTTAAATTTGAAGATTTTAGTCTATCTCTATACACAATCCAAAAAAACCAATAAAAAATCTCATCTTCTATCCGT is part of the Planococcus kocurii genome and encodes:
- a CDS encoding glycosyltransferase family 2 protein, with product MMASNDKVSVIIPTYNRSALLKKAVKSLENQSHQNLEIIIIDDFSTDDTAEVVEKMADERIIYLKHSKNKGGSEARNTGIKRATGDYIGFLDSDDQWLPKKLEKQLKQFQGKPNVGVIYTGVQVVDENNQSTRKIIPEFRGDILAKLFEFNYIDTTSSVLVRKDILDQTEGFDSSLPSCQDWDLYIRLAQITEFDFVKESLVLFYHHSGERITTNVNSVLSGHLSIFEKYRELAGKQRKATFHRFALTIWKVIFRAGITDQNKETIKLSRNILIEAFKNNRMSLKFLFYYISTFLNLKILVYLYTQSKKTNKKSHLLSVDAPS